In the Streptomyces sp. f51 genome, one interval contains:
- a CDS encoding glutathione peroxidase, whose product MTTDNTGSSVLDIEIGALQGGSADLSQYAGQAVLIVNVASKCGLTPQYAGLERLHARYADQGFTVLGVPCNQFLGQEPGSSEEIAEFCSATYGVTFPMTEKVEVNGEARHGLYERLTGTADAEGHSGDIRWNFEKFLIGRDGTVVGRFSPQTEPEAAELVSAVEKAIG is encoded by the coding sequence ATGACTACTGACAACACCGGTTCCTCTGTCCTCGACATCGAGATCGGCGCCCTCCAGGGGGGGTCCGCCGACCTGTCCCAGTACGCGGGCCAGGCCGTCCTCATCGTGAACGTGGCCTCCAAGTGCGGGCTGACCCCGCAGTACGCGGGTCTGGAGCGACTGCACGCGCGGTACGCCGACCAGGGCTTCACCGTCCTCGGCGTGCCCTGCAACCAGTTCCTCGGCCAGGAGCCCGGCAGCTCCGAGGAGATCGCCGAGTTCTGCTCCGCGACCTACGGCGTGACCTTCCCGATGACCGAGAAGGTCGAGGTGAACGGTGAGGCGCGGCACGGCCTGTACGAGCGTCTGACGGGCACCGCCGACGCCGAGGGCCACTCCGGCGACATCCGCTGGAACTTCGAGAAGTTCCTGATCGGGCGCGACGGCACGGTCGTCGGCCGCTTCTCGCCGCAGACCGAGCCCGAGGCGGCGGAGCTCGTCTCCGCGGTCGAGAAGGCCATCGGCTGA
- a CDS encoding MerR family transcriptional regulator, translating into MTEDDRVDKDLLTIGAFASRARLSAKALRLYDRLGLLTPAHVDEVSGYRYYRAEQTERARLVALLRQLDMPLARIADVVEAPGPRAASLLAAYWDGAEARFASQRALAGYLRGRLSGRSSEMYEKFVVERAEVPEQVVLTEKRHVLAPELPVWIPGSLGRLEQGAGEAGGVTGPPFVVYHAEVSTESDGPAESCVPVADEAAARAWAERQGRATGAAVRVEPARSIAFVRITKAQVAHPQILAAFEAVEAWAGERGLSVDGPCREIYFADWDAAGPGDPVCDVAFPVR; encoded by the coding sequence GTGACGGAGGATGACAGGGTGGACAAGGACCTGCTCACCATCGGCGCGTTCGCCTCGCGGGCGCGGCTCTCGGCGAAGGCGCTGCGGCTCTACGACCGGCTGGGTCTGCTGACCCCGGCGCACGTCGACGAGGTCAGCGGCTACCGCTACTACCGCGCCGAGCAGACCGAACGGGCCCGGCTCGTCGCGCTGCTGCGCCAGCTGGACATGCCGCTGGCGCGGATCGCGGACGTGGTGGAGGCGCCCGGTCCGCGAGCGGCCTCGCTGCTCGCCGCGTACTGGGACGGTGCCGAGGCCAGGTTCGCCTCGCAGCGGGCACTCGCCGGTTACCTCCGTGGACGTCTTTCCGGGAGGAGTTCCGAGATGTACGAGAAGTTCGTCGTCGAGAGGGCCGAGGTGCCCGAGCAGGTCGTGCTGACCGAGAAGCGCCACGTCCTGGCACCCGAGCTGCCGGTGTGGATCCCCGGCTCACTGGGACGGCTGGAGCAGGGCGCGGGCGAGGCCGGGGGCGTCACCGGGCCGCCGTTCGTCGTGTACCACGCCGAGGTCAGCACGGAGAGCGACGGCCCGGCGGAGTCGTGCGTGCCGGTGGCCGACGAGGCCGCTGCACGGGCCTGGGCGGAGCGGCAGGGCCGGGCCACCGGAGCCGCGGTGCGCGTCGAGCCGGCCCGGAGCATCGCGTTCGTCCGCATCACCAAGGCGCAGGTCGCCCACCCGCAGATCCTCGCCGCGTTCGAGGCGGTCGAGGCCTGGGCCGGCGAGCGGGGGCTGTCCGTCGACGGGCCCTGCCGGGAGATCTACTTCGCCGACTGGGACGCGGCGGGCCCCGGGGACCCGGTGTGCGACGTGGCGTTCCCGGTGAGGTGA
- a CDS encoding alpha/beta fold hydrolase — translation MPSVASSVHALAPVTGGGASTEVAEYRLSWEGYGYTARVARYGSPVTEPLLVLGGSDQTRYSWTRHERWLGELGTIVTVDLPGFGDADFLPAEHGIGFLAECAGHLLRELGLGPVNLYAGCYGGAVGLRLAQRYPHLLRRIAVQGMSDHIPRWFSEALVGWIGLLEQGRVRETAEEFVRCFVPPPGDRTVRKHAALTRLMYQQFAAQTPHDVMVTIERNRRLLAHEWYRRAPVPAVPYLAFTGEHDTLTTPDMVRSVAADLPGAWFTTIAECGHLAHLQRPRDFCDLLVRFFRDGRPEDSGLPYCTPFERF, via the coding sequence GTGCCTTCTGTCGCTTCCTCGGTCCATGCTCTCGCCCCCGTGACGGGAGGCGGGGCATCCACGGAAGTGGCGGAGTACCGGCTCTCGTGGGAGGGCTACGGGTACACCGCCCGGGTCGCCCGGTACGGCTCCCCCGTCACGGAGCCGCTGCTGGTGCTCGGCGGGTCCGACCAGACGCGGTACTCCTGGACGCGGCACGAGCGGTGGCTCGGTGAACTCGGGACGATCGTCACGGTGGACCTGCCCGGGTTCGGGGACGCGGACTTCCTGCCCGCCGAGCACGGGATCGGCTTCCTGGCCGAGTGCGCGGGCCACCTGCTGCGCGAGCTGGGGCTCGGCCCGGTGAACCTGTACGCGGGGTGCTACGGCGGCGCGGTCGGGCTCCGGCTCGCCCAGCGGTATCCGCACCTGCTGCGCAGGATCGCCGTCCAGGGCATGTCGGACCACATCCCGCGCTGGTTCTCCGAGGCGCTCGTGGGATGGATCGGGCTCCTGGAGCAGGGACGCGTGCGGGAGACCGCCGAGGAGTTCGTACGGTGCTTCGTGCCGCCGCCCGGCGACCGCACCGTACGCAAGCACGCGGCCCTGACCCGGCTGATGTACCAGCAGTTCGCGGCCCAGACCCCGCACGACGTCATGGTGACCATCGAGCGGAACCGGCGGCTGCTGGCCCACGAGTGGTACCGGCGGGCGCCCGTTCCCGCCGTCCCGTACCTCGCGTTCACCGGCGAGCACGACACGCTCACCACGCCCGACATGGTCCGCTCGGTGGCGGCGGACCTGCCGGGCGCCTGGTTCACCACGATCGCGGAGTGCGGCCATCTGGCGCATCTCCAGCGGCCCCGGGACTTCTGCGATCTGCTGGTCCGCTTCTTCCGCGACGGCAGGCCGGAGGACTCCGGCCTGCCGTACTGCACGCCGTTCGAGCGGTTCTAG
- a CDS encoding MFS transporter yields the protein MATAEPTHADDADAGQGTGPRIPLHAGTREAVRDLGTDGDPAGQRAATGPAGQRGVTGPDEPTGQTLSDQPTAPAEPTGPTSSAEPTEPTSSAEPDEPAGPTSSDGPARSAGSRPFDLFRRYPVLAFTAFAGVLHIVWFFTFANSGGDLAAQDAWAEFVGRHPDSAYNLAWYGGMHPVSYSVVSPYLMSVLGVRTTMMIAGTISAGLLTLILVRSRAVRNPVATSLAGVFALLCNAISGRVTYGLGTAFALGAVAVVFCWPHRWRYKRWAKALCAAPLAALATAASPVAGLFVGLLAAAMFLQKRRPGAYALGIAPTVVVALSALLFPFSGTQPMTFFSVLLPFGSAAAVYFLVPKEWTTVRITAAVYGLSVLLVWLISSQIGSNITRLAMLFAGVALIAALPFAVPKSRKWYGIVLSFAVFTGWIGVKTVDDIVHTTPAASWARELAPLVHQLQLADAEKGRVEVVPARSHREASALAPYVNLARGWNRQADMERNPLFYDDTLNSANYHEWLQRWAIRYVVLPKGEPDGDGGQRERELVQRGMPYLRQIWGDANWQLFTVTDPTPLAEPHAVVDLAEQGEMTIEVKEAGRILIRIPYSPWLSVVDEKGKSLKAPQETKASKRRADGSPKTYDNLNGCLMPTEETAAGDTWTELLAPKPGTYRLAAPYQLPRGTPCPEELR from the coding sequence GTGGCGACAGCGGAGCCGACACACGCCGACGACGCGGATGCGGGCCAGGGAACGGGCCCGCGAATACCGCTGCACGCGGGCACCCGTGAGGCGGTCCGTGACCTAGGAACGGACGGCGACCCCGCCGGACAGCGCGCCGCGACCGGGCCCGCCGGGCAGCGGGGCGTCACCGGGCCGGACGAGCCCACCGGGCAGACCCTGTCGGACCAGCCGACCGCGCCGGCCGAACCCACCGGGCCGACCTCCTCGGCCGAACCCACCGAGCCGACCTCCTCGGCCGAGCCGGACGAACCGGCCGGGCCGACCTCCTCGGACGGACCGGCCCGTTCGGCCGGCTCCAGGCCCTTCGACCTCTTCCGCCGGTACCCCGTCCTCGCCTTCACCGCCTTCGCCGGTGTGCTCCACATCGTGTGGTTCTTCACGTTCGCGAACAGCGGGGGCGACCTGGCGGCGCAGGACGCCTGGGCGGAGTTCGTCGGCCGGCACCCGGACTCGGCGTACAACCTCGCCTGGTACGGCGGTATGCACCCGGTCTCCTACAGCGTGGTGTCGCCGTATCTGATGTCGGTGCTGGGCGTCCGGACGACCATGATGATCGCCGGGACGATCTCGGCCGGTCTGCTGACGCTCATCCTCGTCCGCAGCCGAGCCGTCAGGAACCCGGTCGCCACCTCGCTCGCGGGTGTCTTCGCGCTGCTCTGCAACGCCATCTCGGGCCGGGTGACGTACGGACTCGGCACGGCGTTCGCGCTCGGCGCGGTCGCCGTGGTCTTCTGCTGGCCCCACCGCTGGCGCTACAAACGCTGGGCGAAGGCCCTGTGCGCGGCGCCGCTGGCCGCGCTCGCGACGGCCGCCTCACCGGTCGCCGGACTGTTCGTGGGTCTGCTGGCCGCGGCCATGTTCCTCCAGAAGCGCCGCCCGGGTGCCTACGCCCTCGGCATCGCCCCCACGGTCGTGGTCGCGCTCTCGGCCCTGCTGTTCCCCTTCTCGGGCACCCAGCCGATGACGTTCTTCTCGGTCCTCCTGCCCTTCGGGTCCGCCGCCGCGGTGTACTTCCTGGTCCCCAAGGAGTGGACGACCGTCAGGATCACGGCGGCGGTGTACGGCCTCTCCGTGCTCCTCGTCTGGCTGATCAGCTCCCAGATCGGCTCGAACATCACCCGCCTGGCGATGCTGTTCGCGGGCGTCGCCCTGATCGCCGCGCTGCCCTTCGCCGTGCCGAAGTCGCGCAAGTGGTACGGCATCGTCCTGTCCTTCGCCGTGTTCACCGGATGGATCGGCGTCAAGACGGTCGACGACATCGTGCACACGACCCCGGCGGCCTCCTGGGCGCGCGAACTCGCCCCGCTCGTCCACCAGCTCCAGCTGGCGGACGCCGAGAAGGGCCGCGTCGAGGTGGTCCCCGCCCGCTCGCACCGCGAGGCGTCCGCCCTAGCCCCCTACGTGAACCTCGCCCGGGGCTGGAACCGCCAGGCCGACATGGAGCGCAACCCGCTCTTCTACGACGACACGCTCAACTCCGCCAACTACCACGAGTGGCTCCAGCGCTGGGCCATCCGCTATGTCGTACTGCCCAAGGGCGAGCCGGACGGCGACGGCGGCCAGCGCGAACGCGAGCTCGTCCAGCGGGGCATGCCCTATCTCCGGCAGATCTGGGGCGACGCGAACTGGCAGCTGTTCACCGTCACCGACCCCACTCCGCTCGCCGAGCCGCACGCCGTCGTCGACCTGGCCGAGCAGGGCGAGATGACGATCGAGGTGAAGGAGGCGGGCCGCATCCTCATCCGCATCCCGTACTCGCCGTGGCTGAGCGTCGTCGACGAGAAGGGCAAGAGCCTCAAGGCGCCCCAGGAGACGAAGGCGTCCAAGCGGCGCGCGGACGGCTCCCCGAAGACGTACGACAACCTCAACGGCTGTCTGATGCCCACGGAGGAGACCGCGGCGGGCGACACCTGGACGGAGCTGCTCGCCCCGAAGCCGGGCACCTACCGGCTCGCGGCCCCCTACCAGCTCCCCCGGGGAACCCCCTGCCCGGAGGAGCTCCGCTGA